The Euzebya sp. genome segment TCGGGGTCGGCGCCACCTTCGCGGGCTGCGGCTTCGATGGCCTTGATCAGGCGGGCGAAGAGCTTGCCGCGCTTCGCGTCGGCAGCGCCCTTCTTGCGCTTGATCGTGGACCACTTGCTGTGTCCGGACATCTACGTCACCCTGAGCATCTCGAGGAACAACTGGTGCAGACGGGGGTCGCCGGCGAGCTCCGGGTGGAACGCGCTCGCCAGCAGCCGGCCCTGACGGCAGACCACGATGCTATCGCCGGCCGCCTCGTCCCCCACCCGGGCGAGCACCTCGACGCCCTCGCCGGCCCGCTCGATGGCGGGGGCGCGGATGAACACCGCCCGCAGCGGTCCGCCGTCCACGCCGCGGACGTCGAGGTCGGCCTCGAAGCTGTCGACCTGGCGGCCGAAGGCGTTGCGGCGCACCGTGATGTCCATCGCGCCGAGCAGGGGCTGGTCGGCGGGTCGGCCGTCGTGGTGGGTGGCCTGCGAGGCGAGCAGGATCGCGCCCGCGCAGGTCCCGAAGACGCCCATGCCGTCGACGATGCGGCTCTTGAGCGGCGCCATCAGCTCGAACAGGGTCAGCAGCTTCCCGATGGTCGTCGACTCCCCGCCGGGGATGATGAGCCCGTCGAGGCCGTCGAGCTCGTGGGCGTGGCGGACCGGCGCGGCGGTGACGCCGAGCCCCTCGAGGATGTGGAGGTGCTCGGCCACGTCGCCCTGGAGCGCCAGCACGCCGATCGTGGTCGTCATCGCCCCCAACCTATGCGGGGTGGCAGGATCGGCGTCCCATGAAGGCCCTCGTCATCACCCGCCCCCCGCAGATCCGCGTCGCCGCGATGCTGACCCTCGTCGTCATCGTCAGCTGGGCCGCGGTCAACGCCGACCTGTCGGACTTCGGCGTGCTGGCCTACCCCGCGATCGTGGCGCTCCAGACCGTGCGCGAGTGGAGCTGGCGCCTGGAGGTCACCACCCGCGGCCTCCACGAGCGCCAGGGGGTGGGTGCGCCCCGGGACATCGACTGGAAGGCGGTCGACGCCGTGATCATGCCGGACGCCGCGTGGTGGCGGATCAACCCGGTCCTGAAGGTCGAGGGCGCCCCCAACATCCAGATGACCGCCACCGAGGACGTCGACGCCGTCATCCGGCTGGCCCAGCAGAAGCGGAAGGAGATCATCGGCGACCCCGCGTCGATCTCGCTCACCCGCTCCCTCACCCCCTGGGTGGTGCTGCTCTGCCTGGCGTGCCTGCTGCTCGGCGCCCAGATCGCCGGAGCCGCCACGTGACGGGTTCCACGGAGGGTCAGCCGGGTACACCGAGCGCCATGCATCGAGCGCGCACCATCCTGGAGGGGGTCACCGGCGCCACCGTCTCGGTCGGCAACGCCGTGGACGTCTACCGCAACGGGGACGAGATCTTCCCGGCCATGCTCGAGTGCATCGAGCGGGCCGAGCGGACGATCGACCTGCTGACGTACGTGTACTGGACGGGCGACATCGCCCAGAAGATGGCGCACGCCTTGGCCGAGCGCGCGCGGGACGGGCTGCGCGTCCGGGTGATCCTCGATGCGGTGGGCGCCTTCTCGATGAACTCCGAGCTCGTGGAGGAGATGCGCGAGGCGGGCTGCCACGTCGAGATGTTCCGCACCGTCGACGACCGCCCGACCCGCCTGCACCACCGGACCCACCGCAAGCTGCTGGTGTGCGACGAGTCGACCGCGATGACCGGCGGGGTCGGCATCGCCGAGGAGTGGGAGGGGGACGCGCGGAACCCCGACGAGTGGCGCGACACCCACTTCCGCGTCCGCGGTCCCGCGGTCCGTGCGATGACCGCCGCGTTCATCGAGCACTGGGTGGAGTGCGGGCACCCGACGTGGACCGACGACGACACCTTCCCCGACCTGGACCGGGCCGGGGACTGCGACGTCCTCGTGCTCCGGGGGACGTCCGGCCCGTTCTGGCACGACATCGGCCTCGCGATGGACGCCCTGCTCCGGGCGGCGGAGTCGAGCATCCACCTCACCACCGCGTACTTCGTGCCGGGCGAGAGGATGCTCGAGCTGCTGTGCGACGCGGCGACGCGCGGCGTCGACGTCCAGCTGCTGCTGCCGGGCACCCACCTCGACAAGCGCGTGGTGCACCTGGCCAGCTCCGACGACTACGAGCAGCTGCTCGAGTGCGGCGTCACGATCCACCACTACGAGCAGACGATGCTGCACGCGAAGACCCTCACGATCGACGGCCAGATCGCGCTGGTCGGCTCCGCCAACATCGACGAGCGGAGCATGCGCCACAACGAGGAGATCTGCCTGGCCGTCTTCTCCGAGGGGCTCTGCGAGACGCTCGAGGGCCACTTCGCCGACGACGTCGCCGCGTCCGAGCTGATCGACCTCGAGGGCTGGCGCGACCGCCCGATCTACAAGAAGTGGGCCGAGGCGATCGTCAACCCGATCCAGGACCTCTTGTAGGGGCTCGTACCTACCAGCCGCGGCTGGCCAGCCGCTGGGTCTCCGACAGGTCGTCGAGGTTGATGCCGACCATGGCCTCCCCGAGGCCGCGGGACACCTTGGCGATCACGTCGGGGTCGTTGCAGTAGGTGGTGGCCTGCACGATCGCGCGGGCCCGCTGGGCCGGGTTGCCGGACTTGAAGATGCCCGATCCGACGAACACGCCGTCCGCGCCCAGCTGCATCATCATCGCGGCGTCCGCGGGTGTGGCGATCCCGCCGGCGGTGAACAGCACCACCGGGAGGGTGCCGGTCTCGGCGACCTCGCGGACCAGCTCGACCGGCGCCTGCAGCTCCTTCGCCGCGGAGTAGAGCTCGTCGGCGCTGAGCCGGCTGAGCCGGGCCATCTCGCCGCGGATCGCCCGCATGTGCCGGGTGGCCTCGACCACGTTGCCGGTGCCCGCCTCGCCCTTCGAGCGGATCATCGCCGCGCCCTCGGCGATGCGCCGCAGCGCCTCGCCCAGGTTCGTCGCGCCGCACACGAACGGGACGGTGAAGGCGTGCTTGTCGATGTGGTGGGCCTCGTCGGCGGGGGTCAGCACCTCGGACTCGTCGATGTAGTCCACGCCGAGGGACTGCAGCACCTGCGCTTCGACGAAGTGGCCGATCCGCGCCTTCGCCATCACCGGGATCGACACCGCGTCGATGATCCCGTCGATCATGTCGGGGTCCGACATGCGTGCGACCCCGCCCTGGGCGCGGATGTCAGCCGGGACGCGCTCGAGCGCCATGACGGCGACCGCGCCGGCCTCCTCGGCGATGACGGCCTGCTCGGGTGTGACGACGTCCATGATAACGCCGCCCTTGAGCATGTCGGCCAGGCCGCGCTTGACCCGGCGCGTGCCGGTCACTTCAGTGGTGGACTCGCTCATGGCCGTCATGGTATCCGCCACCCCGCGGGCCACTGCGGCAGGCCACTGCCACCGCGACGACCAGGGGCACCCTCGTAGGGGAGGGGTGCCGTCGCACCTTGCAGCGACACCGGCCGTCGGAGTCGGTGGGTGGCCGCGCGCCTGTGGACCGAGTGGGCGACCCTGTCGCACGGGTGGCCCACCATCCGGTGCATGGAGGACTCACTGCCACCACCGGCCCCGATCACGATGTCCCGAGCGGCCACCGACGTGCACCGCCTCCCCCCGGAGCCCGGGCGTCCGTGCCTCCGCGGGACCGAGCTGCGCTACCTGCTCATCCTGATCCTGCACCGCGAACGGCGCGCGCTGACGGTGGGTGAGCTCGTCGCGGCGGTCGACCGCGCGGGCTTCGACGTCCTCGGACGGCCCGGCAAGACGGTCTCCGACGCGCTGCGGTGGGAGGTCGACCGCGGGCGAGTGCGCAAGCCCGCCCGCGGCCGCTACGCGATCGGCACCGTGTGCCACCAGACGCGGTGGCGGATGCGGCGTCGGATCGCACGCCGCCGCGCGCTGGGCGGCACCTCGCACGTCCCCGGTTCGCGACACCCGCGCCCCGCGCCCGACGCCGCAGCGGCTCTGAGTCCGCCAGCGGCGTAGAAGGGGCATCGCCGGCCCATGCGCCCCGACGTGGTGGATCCGGCCCACACCCGGGCGACATCCACCACGTCACCAGGCCCGACGGCAGTCCCACCGAGGCGACCCGAGGACCCGTTGTCGCTGAGAGGTGCGACAGAGGGTCCGCGACGGAGACCGTCAGCCCTCCGTCGGCTCCTCGGTCGGGGCATCCGCGCTGATCGGGCCGGTCGGGGCGGTGTCGACGCCGAAGGCGTTGGGCTGCAGCTCGACCCACGTCCGCCCCGGCGCCAGCGGGAAGATCCGGCCGTCGGCGTCCAGCCACTCGAACTGGCTGTCGCGCGACGTCTTCCGCCACGAGCCGGTGAAGACCTGCCCGTCGCGGAGGAACGTGGCAGGTCCCTCCCCGATCAGGTCGACCCCGACGGTCGGGGCGCCGGAGACGTCGACCCCTCCCCCGCCGCGGATCCCGACCGAGGCGTAGACGACGTTCTCGGCCGCCACCTGCTGTCCGGAGGCGGCCAGGTGGCGGGTGCCGTTCTGCCCGCGTTCGAACACCTCGCGGTCGGCGCGCCACGCCCAGGAGTGGCTGTAGTCGTCGCTGAACGCGGCGGCGACCGCCTCGACGGGCGTGCCGTCGTCGGGCACCTCGGCGTCGAAGGGCCACGGCTCGGTGGCCGGCGGCGCGTCGGTGCCGGCGTCCCACAGGCGCTGGGCGATCGCGTTCAGGTTGTGCGGGGCCGCCCGGTCGCCCACCCGGTAGATCGCCCCGCCGGCCTGCCCCTCCTCGAAGACCGTCAGCCCGGCGCTGAACAGCACGTTGTAGGTCGGGGCAGCGGCGCCGGAGATGGCCAGGATCCCCTGGAACGGCGGGAACAGGTCGGCGTCCACGTCGCGACCGGACCGGACCGGACCCACCTCACCCGGGTCGGTGGACCCGAACACGGCGAGGAAGCGCGTGATGCCGCCCTCCACGAGCTCCTCGAAGACGATGTCGGCCTGATCGAGCCCCAGCTGGGGGCGGGCCGCCGGCGAGTTGTCGACCTTGATGCCGAGCGCCGGCAGGTCCAGGCGGGCAGGGTCCGCGACCTCCTCCCCCGTCAGCGGGTGGGTGGCCACCTCCTCGGTCGCGGTCGGCGTCGGCGTCGGCGTGGGAGTCGGCGTGGGGGTCGACTCCGTCGTCGGCACGGCGACCGGGGTGGGCGAGGCGGTCTCCTCCGGCTCGCCCGAGCCCGAGCACGCGGCGATCGCCAGGGCGAGGACGAGGAGGAGGGCGGTCAGGTGGCGGGTGCTCACGAGGGAGGGAGTGTAGCGACGCTCAGGAGGTGCTCCGACCAGCTGGCACGTCCGCCTCGCCGGCCTCCCCGGCCGCGGCGAGCTGCTCGGCCACGAAGCCGCGGTGGACCTCCCGGTAGATCTCCTCGACGCGCGAGCCGATCACCGACCAGCTGTACTCCTTCGCGGTCCGCTCGCCCTCCGCGGCCATCGCCGACCGCAGCTTCGCGTTGGCCAGCAGGGCGTCCAGGGCGTCGGCCAGCGCGATCGAGTCGCCCGGCGGCACCATCCGGCCCTGGACGCCGTCGGACATCACCGTCCGGTAGCCCGGGATGTCGCTGGCGACCACCGGCAGCCCGGCGGCCATGCCCTCGAGGAGGACGATCCCGAACGACTCGCCACCGATGGCCGGGGACACGAAGACGTCCGAGGAGGCGTGGTAGCGGGGCAGCTCGGCGTGGGAGACCGCGCCGACGAAGAGGACCTCGGTGCGCAGGCTCGGGGGGACCATGTGCTGGCAGCGCTCGCGCTCGGGCCCCTCCCCCACGACGCACAGCCGCAGGTGGTGACCCGAGGCACGCAACCGCAGGAACGCCTTGATGAGGGTCTCGAGCCCCTTGCGCTTCTCGAGGCGCCCCACGAAGAGGAGGAGGGGCCGGTCGGGGTCGACGAGGGCCTCGAGCGGCTCGGCGCCGGCGAAGCGGTGGTCGTCGACGCCGTTCGGCAGGATCGTGAAGCTGCTGGTCGGCACCCCCATGGCCTCGGCGGCGAAGCGCTGGGCCGAGGGGCTGACGGCGACGCGGACCTTCAGGTCCTGCACGATCTTGCGGATGAACGGGGCGGTCGCCCGGTAGATGCGGTCGGAGTCGGACCAGGCGTGGAACGTGCCGATCTTCGGCATCGGCCCGCCGACCGTGGCGGCCATCGACACCCACGGGGCGAGCGGCTCGTGGATGTGGGTGATGTGGGGCCCGTACTCCTGCAGGCCGCGGCGCATCCGGTACACCACCCGCGGCCCGAGGCCGACGGGGGCGACGGAGGAGTTGTAGCGGATCGGCACCGGCCGGCCGACGTGCTGGACGTACCGGTTGATGCCCTCGCGCGGGAGGCGGCCGCTGGTCGGCGCGAAGATCCGCACCTCGTGCCGCTCGAGGAGGAACTCGGCGAGGTTCGCGACGTGGGCCTTCACCCCACCGGGCTTGGACCAGTCGTACGGGCAGACGAGGGCGACCTTCACGAGGGCCGGTCCGCCTCGAAGATCGGTTGGAAGGCGTGCCACTGCGCGGGCGCGAGGCGGATCAGGTCCTCGAGGGCGTGGGCGGTCGCCTGGACGCCCTCCCGTGCGGTCATCTCCGCGGTGGAGAAGGCCGGGAGGACCTGCAGGTGGTAGCGCAGCCCCGGCCGGTGGAGCATCGTGATCGGGACGATCGCCGCACCGGTCCGCTTGCTGAGGAGGGCCGGGCCGGCGGGGATCCGGGCCGGCTCGCCGAAGAAGTCGACGAGCGGCGCGCGCCCGGACAGGTCGCGGTCGCTGAGCAGGCCCACGAGGTGGTTGGCGGCCAGGACGTCCCGCAGCCGTCCGGTGAGATCGTCGCCGCGTCGCAGCGGCACGATCTCGAGGCCGAGCGCCTCGCGCATCGTCACGAACTTCTTGAACACCTGGCGCGGCCGCAGCACCTCGGCGACGCAGGCGAGGTGGTAGCCGTGGCTCTCCGCCCACCGCGCGGCGATGTCCCACGACCCGTGGTGGGCGAGGAGGACTATGGCGCCACGACCCGTCTCGAGCACGGCGTCGAGGTGCTCGAAGCCACCGGTCGTGGTCCGCTCGTCGAGCCAGGACGGGTCGATGTCGGCCGCCCGGAACGCCTCGACGTGGTAGCGGGCGTAGCTGGCATAGGCCTCGGCGACCGTCGCGTCGAGCTCGGCCGGACCGACCACGCGGGACAGGTTCCGCCGGATCATCCCGTCGTCGGCGACCCTCGTGGCCACCCGCCCGCCAAGTGCGCCCAACCCGAAGGCCACCGACCGCGGGACCCGGCGCGTGCCCTCCCAGACCCCCTCCCAGACGTGGCCGGAGAGCCGCTGGCGGCGGGTCTCGGGGGTCCGCGGCGGCGGCACCCGGTCGACCGCCCCGTGGTTGCGGTCCACCACCGCCCCGGCCAGGCCGCTGCCCCGGTAGGCGTAGCGGCCGTCGGGGCCCGGTCCGTGCTCGGCCCGCGGGGCACGTGGAAGACCCGGCACCATCGGTGTCGGGTCGTGCGCGTCGGGGTCCGAGGCCACGTGCATCGCCCCGGAGACTACGCGGCTACCAGTCCGTGGCGATGTACTGGGTCTCGCAGAACTCGTAGATGCCCTCCGTCGAGCCCTCACGGCCGAGCCCGGACTGCTTCATGCCGCCGAAAGGGGAGGCGGGGTCGCTGACCAGGCCCTTGTTGAGGCCGATCATGCCGGCCTGGATGCGCTCGCTGACCGACAGGCCCTTCGCCAGATCGCGGGTGTACACGTAGCCGGTCAGGCCGAGCTCTGTGTCGTTGGCCATCGCGACGACCGCGTCGACGTCGTCGAAGGGGTAGACGGGCGCGATCGGCCCGAAGATCTCGGTGTGGGCGATCTCGCTCGCGTGGTCGACGTCGCCCAGCACGGTCGGCTCGAAGAAGTGCCCGGGACCGTCGATGGCCTTGCCGCCGACGGCGATCCTCGCGCCGTCACCGGTGGCGGAGCCGACCAGGCGGGTGAGGGACTCGACGGCGTCGGCGTCGATCATGGGGCCGCACCCGACACCCTCCTCGGTGCCCCGGCCGACCGTCACCTGCCCCATCCGCTCGGCGAGTGCGGCGGTGAAGTCCTCGGCGATGCCGCGCTGGGCGTAGAACCGGTTGGCGGCGGTGCAGGTCTCCGCGGAGTGGCGCATCTTCGCCGTCATCGCCCCCTCGACCGCGGCGTCGAGGTCCGCGTCGTCGAAGACGATGAACGGGGCGTTGCCGCCGAGCTCCATCACGGTCTTCAGCACCCGGTCGGCGGCCTGTCGCAGCAGGATCCGACCGACCTCGGTCGAGCCGGTGAAGCTCAGCATCCGCACCGGCGTCTGGGCGACGGCGGTCTCGACCCACGACGACGAGTCGGTGGTCGGGACGATGTTGACCAGGCCGTCCGGCAGACCGGCTTCGAGCAGGAGCTCACCGATCCGCAGGCTGGTCAGCGGCGTCTGCTTCGGCGGCTTGATCACCACCGCGTTCCCCGCGGCCAGGGCCGGCGCGAGCTTGCGGGTGATCATCGCCGCGGGGAAGTTCCACGGGGTGATCATGACCACCACGCCGATCGGCGGGTGGTGGACGATGATCCGCTTGTCCGCGGCGGGCGCGGTGCCGATCTGGCCGCGGATCCGGACAGCCTCCTCGGCGTTCCAGCGGAAGAACTCGGCGGCGTAGGACACCTCCCCCTTCGCATCCGAGAGCGGCTTGCCGTTCTCGGCGGTGATCAGCCCGGCGAGCTCGTCGGCGTGGGCGACCATCAGCTCCCAGGTCCGCCGGAGGATCTCCGACCGGTCCCGGGGCGGGGTCGCCGCCCACCGCTGCTGCGCGACGTGCGCCTTCGCGACGGCGTGGACCACGTCCTCTGGGCCGCCGGCCGCGACCTCGGCGATGGTCTCACCCGTCGCGGGGTCCTCCACCTCGAAGACCGCGCCGCTCGCGGTGTCGCTGAACGTACCGTCGATCATCATCTTGGTCTGCATGTCCCCATCCTCCCCCGCCCGGGCGGGCGCGATCCAGCCCGGCCTGCCGGCGGACCGCGACCAGGCGCTGGGCGATCGTGACCAGGCCGCCGACGGCGAGGACCCACCCGCCGAGGGCCAGGAGCCCCAGGCCGAGGCACGGCAGGACGATCGCCATGCGCTCGGGGCGCTCGATGATGCCGACGGTGGCGTCCCAGCCGAGCGACTCGGCCTTCGCCCGGATGTAGGAGGTCAGCATCGCGGCCGCGAAGGCGATCATGACGAGGGTGAACACCAGCGCGTCGTCGCGGGCGACCCAGGCGTAGGCGGCGAAGATCGTGGCGTCGGAGACCCGGTCGGCGACCGAGTCGTAGAACGCGCCGAACGGCGACGACGTGCCGGTGAGGCGCGCGACGGTCCCGTCGAAGGCGTCTAGGGCGACCGCGACGGCGACGACGCTCGCCCCCAGCACCGGACGTCCCGCGAGCACCACCCCGACGCCGGCGAGGACGCCGAGCAGCCCGATGGTGGTGATCGCGTTGGCGGTCACGCCCAGGCGCACGAGCCCCCGTCCGATCGGGACGACGACCCGGTCGGTGCTCGCGCGGAAGTAGGCGTTGACGGCCACGGTGCCAGGGTAGTCAGAGGTCGCTGACGACGACGTCGAAGGACCCGCTGTCGCCGCCGAACTCGGTGACCTCGAGGGTGTAGGTCCCCTGGTCGAGGGTCTCGGTGATGCGGGACGCGAAGAAGGCCGAGCCGCCGTCGTCGTCCTCGTCGATCAGCACGCCGTCGGGGCCGAGCAGCGCGATCTCGGGATCGAAGTCGCCGCGGCCCACCA includes the following:
- a CDS encoding DUF3048 domain-containing protein, which translates into the protein MSTRHLTALLLVLALAIAACSGSGEPEETASPTPVAVPTTESTPTPTPTPTPTPTATEEVATHPLTGEEVADPARLDLPALGIKVDNSPAARPQLGLDQADIVFEELVEGGITRFLAVFGSTDPGEVGPVRSGRDVDADLFPPFQGILAISGAAAPTYNVLFSAGLTVFEEGQAGGAIYRVGDRAAPHNLNAIAQRLWDAGTDAPPATEPWPFDAEVPDDGTPVEAVAAAFSDDYSHSWAWRADREVFERGQNGTRHLAASGQQVAAENVVYASVGIRGGGGVDVSGAPTVGVDLIGEGPATFLRDGQVFTGSWRKTSRDSQFEWLDADGRIFPLAPGRTWVELQPNAFGVDTAPTGPISADAPTEEPTEG
- a CDS encoding CDP-alcohol phosphatidyltransferase family protein, which codes for MAVNAYFRASTDRVVVPIGRGLVRLGVTANAITTIGLLGVLAGVGVVLAGRPVLGASVVAVAVALDAFDGTVARLTGTSSPFGAFYDSVADRVSDATIFAAYAWVARDDALVFTLVMIAFAAAMLTSYIRAKAESLGWDATVGIIERPERMAIVLPCLGLGLLALGGWVLAVGGLVTIAQRLVAVRRQAGLDRARPGGGGWGHADQDDDRRYVQRHRERRGLRGGGPRDG
- the pdxT gene encoding pyridoxal 5'-phosphate synthase glutaminase subunit PdxT, coding for MTTTIGVLALQGDVAEHLHILEGLGVTAAPVRHAHELDGLDGLIIPGGESTTIGKLLTLFELMAPLKSRIVDGMGVFGTCAGAILLASQATHHDGRPADQPLLGAMDITVRRNAFGRQVDSFEADLDVRGVDGGPLRAVFIRAPAIERAGEGVEVLARVGDEAAGDSIVVCRQGRLLASAFHPELAGDPRLHQLFLEMLRVT
- a CDS encoding phosphatidylinositol mannoside acyltransferase, whose protein sequence is MHVASDPDAHDPTPMVPGLPRAPRAEHGPGPDGRYAYRGSGLAGAVVDRNHGAVDRVPPPRTPETRRQRLSGHVWEGVWEGTRRVPRSVAFGLGALGGRVATRVADDGMIRRNLSRVVGPAELDATVAEAYASYARYHVEAFRAADIDPSWLDERTTTGGFEHLDAVLETGRGAIVLLAHHGSWDIAARWAESHGYHLACVAEVLRPRQVFKKFVTMREALGLEIVPLRRGDDLTGRLRDVLAANHLVGLLSDRDLSGRAPLVDFFGEPARIPAGPALLSKRTGAAIVPITMLHRPGLRYHLQVLPAFSTAEMTAREGVQATAHALEDLIRLAPAQWHAFQPIFEADRPS
- a CDS encoding phosphatidylserine/phosphatidylglycerophosphate/cardiolipin synthase family protein, with product MHRARTILEGVTGATVSVGNAVDVYRNGDEIFPAMLECIERAERTIDLLTYVYWTGDIAQKMAHALAERARDGLRVRVILDAVGAFSMNSELVEEMREAGCHVEMFRTVDDRPTRLHHRTHRKLLVCDESTAMTGGVGIAEEWEGDARNPDEWRDTHFRVRGPAVRAMTAAFIEHWVECGHPTWTDDDTFPDLDRAGDCDVLVLRGTSGPFWHDIGLAMDALLRAAESSIHLTTAYFVPGERMLELLCDAATRGVDVQLLLPGTHLDKRVVHLASSDDYEQLLECGVTIHHYEQTMLHAKTLTIDGQIALVGSANIDERSMRHNEEICLAVFSEGLCETLEGHFADDVAASELIDLEGWRDRPIYKKWAEAIVNPIQDLL
- a CDS encoding glycosyltransferase family 4 protein — its product is MKVALVCPYDWSKPGGVKAHVANLAEFLLERHEVRIFAPTSGRLPREGINRYVQHVGRPVPIRYNSSVAPVGLGPRVVYRMRRGLQEYGPHITHIHEPLAPWVSMAATVGGPMPKIGTFHAWSDSDRIYRATAPFIRKIVQDLKVRVAVSPSAQRFAAEAMGVPTSSFTILPNGVDDHRFAGAEPLEALVDPDRPLLLFVGRLEKRKGLETLIKAFLRLRASGHHLRLCVVGEGPERERCQHMVPPSLRTEVLFVGAVSHAELPRYHASSDVFVSPAIGGESFGIVLLEGMAAGLPVVASDIPGYRTVMSDGVQGRMVPPGDSIALADALDALLANAKLRSAMAAEGERTAKEYSWSVIGSRVEEIYREVHRGFVAEQLAAAGEAGEADVPAGRSTS
- the pdxS gene encoding pyridoxal 5'-phosphate synthase lyase subunit PdxS, whose translation is MSESTTEVTGTRRVKRGLADMLKGGVIMDVVTPEQAVIAEEAGAVAVMALERVPADIRAQGGVARMSDPDMIDGIIDAVSIPVMAKARIGHFVEAQVLQSLGVDYIDESEVLTPADEAHHIDKHAFTVPFVCGATNLGEALRRIAEGAAMIRSKGEAGTGNVVEATRHMRAIRGEMARLSRLSADELYSAAKELQAPVELVREVAETGTLPVVLFTAGGIATPADAAMMMQLGADGVFVGSGIFKSGNPAQRARAIVQATTYCNDPDVIAKVSRGLGEAMVGINLDDLSETQRLASRGW
- a CDS encoding NAD-dependent succinate-semialdehyde dehydrogenase, producing MQTKMMIDGTFSDTASGAVFEVEDPATGETIAEVAAGGPEDVVHAVAKAHVAQQRWAATPPRDRSEILRRTWELMVAHADELAGLITAENGKPLSDAKGEVSYAAEFFRWNAEEAVRIRGQIGTAPAADKRIIVHHPPIGVVVMITPWNFPAAMITRKLAPALAAGNAVVIKPPKQTPLTSLRIGELLLEAGLPDGLVNIVPTTDSSSWVETAVAQTPVRMLSFTGSTEVGRILLRQAADRVLKTVMELGGNAPFIVFDDADLDAAVEGAMTAKMRHSAETCTAANRFYAQRGIAEDFTAALAERMGQVTVGRGTEEGVGCGPMIDADAVESLTRLVGSATGDGARIAVGGKAIDGPGHFFEPTVLGDVDHASEIAHTEIFGPIAPVYPFDDVDAVVAMANDTELGLTGYVYTRDLAKGLSVSERIQAGMIGLNKGLVSDPASPFGGMKQSGLGREGSTEGIYEFCETQYIATDW